A region from the Cygnus olor isolate bCygOlo1 chromosome 24, bCygOlo1.pri.v2, whole genome shotgun sequence genome encodes:
- the PPP1R15B gene encoding protein phosphatase 1 regulatory subunit 15B encodes MEPSGRERSSPVPGRARAASLLGFSPLWPKLAVPSAAPAAPGPAQASPSFSWLRLASQLLSPLPALLHRLRPGPALSSALCPATGAPPPPEPLPSLRRAEEKGQEGAGGVRSGPAALAVRSGDFFSFVLGSGSSAKSRLPRPLSAEPPGEAWRGGGGLPEVELLRSKRLEFLQQRLLVVPEPDHGYHSLEEEQQHRGAAGEPWKPDEQEAARGSPPPKGELEVGALAAEGDEDSEIERNLPISARPACANKLIDYILGGTSSGEESAGDDDEEDWDDNDDDGFDSEGLLSDSDDGSQSGERLHLWNSFFSLDPYNPQNFTATIQTSSSSPGKDMHCGSDVEEEEDEEEEDSSWADSSSGSPHLSSEEHDEWECSSVDEAENLKLWNSFCTSDDPYNPLNFKAPFQTAEKKGKPGSKGTEGPSLGTSEHSHLTVCRVQLEKHNCGVTDLVQHGILLGEKCRSTKRKKVTFLEKVTEYYVSSEEDRKGPWEELARDGCRFQKRIQETEEAIGYCFTTEHRQRVLNRLRETYSKGVDLF; translated from the exons ATGGAGCCGAGCGGCCGAGAACGGAGCAGCCCCGTGCCGGGGCGAGCCCGCGCCGCTTCCCTGCTGGGTTTCTCCCCGCTTTGGCCCAAGCTGGCCGTGCCCAgcgcggcccccgccgcccccgggccggCCCAGGCCAGCCCGTCCTTCTCGTGGCTGCGCCTCGCCTCGCAGCTCCTCTCGCCGCTGCCCGCCCTCCTTCACCGCctgcggcccggcccggctctcAGCAGCGCCCTGTGCCCCGCCACCGGGGCTCCCCCGCCGCCGGAGCCTCTCCCCTCGCTCCGCCGGGCCGAggagaaggggcaggagggagccggGGGGGTGCGGAGCGGCCCGGCCGCCCTCGCGGTGCGGAgcggggattttttttccttcgttTTGGGAAGCGGCAGCTCCGCCAAGAGCCGCCTGCCCCGGCCGCTGAGCGCCGAGCCCCCCGGCGAGGCCtggaggggcggcggggggctgcccgAGGTGGAGCTGCTCCGGAGCAAGCGGCTCGAGTTCCTCCAGCAGCGGCTCCTCGTCGTGCCCGAGCCCGACCACGGCTACCACAGcctggaggaggagcagcagcacaggggagcCGCCGGGGAGCCGTGGAAACCCGACGAGCAGGAGGCGGCGAGGGGCTCCCCTCCCCCGAAAGGGGAGCTTGAGGTGGGAGCTTTGGCCGCAGAGGGCGACGAGGACTCAGAAATCGAGCGAAACCTTCCAATTTCAGCCAGGCCTGCGTGTGCTAATAAGTTAATAGACTATATCCTAGGGGGAACCTCTAGCGGGGAGGAGAGTGCGGGTGATGATGATGAGGAAGACTGGgatgataatgatgatgatggGTTTGACAGCGAAGGGCTCCTCTCGGATTCAGACGACGGGAGCCAGAGCGGGGAAAGGTTGCACCTCTGGAATTCCTTCTTCAGCCTGGATCCTTACAACCCGCAGAACTTTACGGCAACCATTCAGACATCTTCCAGCAGTCCAGGAAAGGATATGCACTGTGGGTCAGatgtggaagaggaggaggacgaggaggaggaggattcTTCATGGGCAGACTCATCTTCAGGCTCTCCTCACCTCAGTTCTGAAGAGCATGACGAGTGGGAGTGTAGCAGCGTGGATGAGGCAGAAAACTTGAAACTTTGGAACTCATTCTGTACCTCAGACGATCCTTATAATCCTTTAAATTTCAAGGCACCCTTCcaaacagcagagaagaaagggaagccTGGCTCAAAAGGAACAGAGGGGCCGAGTTTGGGCACTTCTGAGCATAGTCACTTAACTGTCTGTCGGGTACAGCTGGAAAAACATAACTGTGGTGTCACAGACTTGGTGCAGCATGGCATTCTTTTGGGTGAGAAATGTAGAAGTACCAAGcggaaaaag GTAACCTTCCTTGAAAAAGTTACTGAGTATTACGTCAGCAGCGAGGAGGATCGGAAAGGACCCTGGGAAGAGCTTGCCCGAGATGGTTGCAGGTTCCAGAAACGTATCCAAGAAACAGAAGAAGCCATAGGGTACTGCTTCACCACAGAGCATAGACAGAGAGTTTTAAATAGACTCCGAGAAACCTACTCCAAAGGGGTTGATCTCTTCTAG